A window of Flavobacterium branchiarum genomic DNA:
TTAAACGTTGGAGATGTATCATCGGTACCATTATTTAAATCATTCATATAAGCACTTTTAATCAAGTCTAAATCTGCTTGCGCTTTTTGTATTTTGCTTAAAATGATCTCTTTGAACTCCGCTAAATCAGCGTCAGAGTATCTTGTAATTTCATCTACCATCTTATATTTATTTTGAAATTAATATCGTTGTTTTAATATCATCAAACTCAATTTCTACGCCGCTTTCTAATTCGTCTAAGAAAACCAAGCTATCAGTTAATGTCTCAGACTTGATATAGTCTTCGTTTTTAAGAATAGCATTTTCTAATATACCACTTCTTTTTATTTGTACCTTTATTTTATCGGTTACTTCAAATCCAGAATCTTTACGGATATTTTGAATTCTATTAACCAATTCCCTTGCGATACCCTCATTTTTCAATTCTTCCGTGATTGTAATATCAAGCGCAACCGTTATTCCGTTTGAATTAGCAACCAACCAACCTTCGATATCTTGTGACGTGATTTCGACATCTTCTAAGGATAAAGTTACACTTTTTCCTGCAATAACAATATCCAATGAACCTTCCTTATCTAACTGACTGATTTGTTGCGCAGTAAAAGATTGTATCTCCTTGGAAATCAACCCCATATCTTTACCAAATCGTGGACCTAAGGCCTTAAAATTAGGCTTAATTTGCTTCACCAAAACACCCGAAGCGTCATCTAAAAGGACAATTTCTTTTACATTAACCTCAGCTTTAACTAGCTCAGAAACTGCTTCAATTTCACTACGCTGATTGTCGTCAAGTACTGGAATCATTACCTTTTGCAATGGTTGACGTACCTTAATCATCTCCTTCTTACGAAGTGATAAAACGAGTGAAGAGATCGTTTGTGCTTTCTGCATTTTACTCTCTAACGTTTTATTAACAAAGTTTTCAACGTATTTTGGAAACTCTGCCAAATGTACGCTATCGAAATTTTCTGACTGTGTTGAAGTTGTTAAGTCTCTGTAAAGCTTATCCATAAAGAAAGGAGCTATTGGAGCACTTAATTTACTTATAGTCAACAAACAAGTATAAAGAGTCTGATATGCAGCTATTTTATCATGCGCATACTCCCCTTTCCAAAAACGACGACGACATAAACGAACGTACCAGTTACTTAAGTTCTCTTGAACAAAGTCTGATATTGCACGAGCCGCTTTTGTTGGTTCATAATCAGCGTAAAAAGCATCTACTTCTTTGATAAGCGAATTTAATTCAGAAATAATCCATTGATCAATTTCTGGTCTTTCGTTTAACGGAATTTCTGCTTCAGCATATTTAAATCCATCAATATTCGCATACAATGAAAAGAACGAATAGGTATTATATAATGTTCCGAAGAATTTTCGACGAACCTCAGCAATTCCCTCAATATCAAATTTCAAGTTATCCCAAGGGTTTGCATTTGAAATCATATACCAACGCGTCGCATCTGGACCGTATTCTTCTAATGTTTTAAATGGATCTGTTGCATTACCCAAACGTTTAGACATTTTCTGTCCGTTTTTATCTAAAACTAATCCGTTTGAAACAACATTTTTGTAAGCTACTTTATCAAAAACTAATGTTCCGATTGCATGCAATGTATAAAACCAACCACGTGTTTGATCTACACCTTCAGCAATAAAATCAGCAGGAAAGTCTTTATTTCCATCAATTTTATCTTTGTTTTCGAAAGGATAATGCCATTGCGCATATGGCATAGCTCCTGAATCAAACCAAACATCAATTAAATCAGCTTCACGTTGCATTGGTTTTCCTGATGGAGAAACCAAAGTAATCTTGTCAACTATATTTTTATGCAAATCGATTAAATCATAATTGCTTTCGCTCATATTCCCGATTTCAAAACCTTTAAACGGATTTTCTGTTTGAAAACCTGCTTCTATAGATTTTTCGATTTCATTGTATAATTCTTCTACTGATCCGATTAGAATTTCTTCTTGTTTATCTTCAGTTCTCCATATTGGCAATGGAATTCCCCAATAACGTGAACGTGATAAATTCCAGTCATTGGCATTTTTTAACCAATTTCCAAAACGACCCTCTCCTGTTGCTTTTGGCTTCCAGTTGATTGTTTCGTTAAGATCGAACATCTTATCTCTAACATCGGTGATTTTTATAAACCATGAATCAAGAGGGTAATATAATAGAGGTTCATCCGTTCTCCAGCTATGTGGATAACTATGCACATATTTCTCTACCTTAAATGCTTTATTTTCTTCTTTAAGACGAATAGCAATCTCTACATCTACTGAGCGTTCTGGCGCAGTACCTTCGTCATAATATTCATTTTTCACGTATTTACCAGCGTATTCACCTACATGCGAAGTGAATTTACCTTGTAAATCGACCAAAGGAACCGGATTACCATTTTCGTCCAATACTAACATTGGTGGAATTTCTGGCTTAGCTTCTTTAGCAACTTTAGCATCATCTGCTCCAAATGTAGGCGCAGTATGTACAATTCCTGTTCCGTCTTCGGTAGTCACAAAATCTCCTGAGATTACTCTAAAAGCATTTTCAGCGTTTTGATAAGGCAACACAAAAGGCAACAATTGCTCATAACGAATACCAACTAAATCTAAACCTTTAGACTCAGTAAGCACTTGATATGGAATCTTTTTATCCCCGCTTTTGAAATTTTCAAAAGCAGCAATATCAGTACTTTCGAAGAAACCTTTGCTAAATTGTTTTCCTACTAAG
This region includes:
- the ileS gene encoding isoleucine--tRNA ligase, whose amino-acid sequence is MSTKFTEYKGLDLPTVASEVLDFWKKENIFEKSVTTREGAVPFVFFEGPPSANGLPGIHHVMARAIKDIFCRYKTQKGFQVKRKAGWDTHGLPVELGTEKELGITKEDIGKTISIEEYNEACKKTVMRYTDVWNDLTEKMGYWVDMEDPYVTYKPKYMESVWWLLKQIYNKGLMYKGYTVQPYSPKAGTGLSSHEVNQPGSYRDVTDTTVVAQFKALNETLPSFLQGFGDIHILAWTTTPWTLPSNTALTVGPKIDYVLVKTFNQYTFEPINVVLAKNLVGKQFSKGFFESTDIAAFENFKSGDKKIPYQVLTESKGLDLVGIRYEQLLPFVLPYQNAENAFRVISGDFVTTEDGTGIVHTAPTFGADDAKVAKEAKPEIPPMLVLDENGNPVPLVDLQGKFTSHVGEYAGKYVKNEYYDEGTAPERSVDVEIAIRLKEENKAFKVEKYVHSYPHSWRTDEPLLYYPLDSWFIKITDVRDKMFDLNETINWKPKATGEGRFGNWLKNANDWNLSRSRYWGIPLPIWRTEDKQEEILIGSVEELYNEIEKSIEAGFQTENPFKGFEIGNMSESNYDLIDLHKNIVDKITLVSPSGKPMQREADLIDVWFDSGAMPYAQWHYPFENKDKIDGNKDFPADFIAEGVDQTRGWFYTLHAIGTLVFDKVAYKNVVSNGLVLDKNGQKMSKRLGNATDPFKTLEEYGPDATRWYMISNANPWDNLKFDIEGIAEVRRKFFGTLYNTYSFFSLYANIDGFKYAEAEIPLNERPEIDQWIISELNSLIKEVDAFYADYEPTKAARAISDFVQENLSNWYVRLCRRRFWKGEYAHDKIAAYQTLYTCLLTISKLSAPIAPFFMDKLYRDLTTSTQSENFDSVHLAEFPKYVENFVNKTLESKMQKAQTISSLVLSLRKKEMIKVRQPLQKVMIPVLDDNQRSEIEAVSELVKAEVNVKEIVLLDDASGVLVKQIKPNFKALGPRFGKDMGLISKEIQSFTAQQISQLDKEGSLDIVIAGKSVTLSLEDVEITSQDIEGWLVANSNGITVALDITITEELKNEGIARELVNRIQNIRKDSGFEVTDKIKVQIKRSGILENAILKNEDYIKSETLTDSLVFLDELESGVEIEFDDIKTTILISK